cgacacgcggtggcttcgggacttccgtcccggagcagcaggtccagatccttctccaacatggagagggatccagatgcgttggcctcctgaagatcagtggccggttcgcataagccgggttgagtccgaccatgcaaatccctagattggaacaagtccaaaccaggggaagttgtcgcgacaccggaagaagtcgagcttgggacagattccatctcgatctgtgccgcggaagcatggagcggcaagttgtcgagctcgtcgacgaacttgtcgaggccgctgcgaggatccgcagcgatggttttcggcgtcatgtcgacgaggaatcgccgaaagttgcccgcaccatctgcgatgcaaacccacgagccaaaaatgaatgtcgtaccctgagagggaactgacctggcgaaattgaaagatgccatcgagctcgccggtgaatcttcgacgcgctcccctacctggcccgccagctgtcggtgtttaaccggctgcccaccgagggatgtacccaaggtggtaagttttgggtgaggagacgccgagatcaggaactcgaaggtgcaaggaacacaagacttttagacaggttcgggccgcctggagcgtaacaccctacgtcctgtatagtggtttgtattccctttggtgtagaatgacctaatgatcttctattttgaggggggtccctgacctcccttatatatccgagaggccagagttataaagatgctaaccaacccccatcgagggatcataccagaacatatctcgagtagatcctctccgtgttggttaactttatctcctatttaaacgggataaataagagataacaaaatgaataagagataagacgggcttaatctcttagactacgtaacgtgcccagcccggtggccccgggtctgacaggaggatgttttgaattttgcgttggcctacgacctgctgttagcgaataccctctttagaaagagggagtcccatctagtgaccttccatagtggacagtactcgagccaaatcgattttatccttgctaggagagaggatagacgtgcctgcttagattgtaaggtgatacctggggagtgtgttgtcccccaacacaagcttgtggtggcggattttcatttttgggtacgtgcccaccgggacaaacgtgccaagattgcgagaacgaagtggtggaagcttagaggagaagaggcacaaacgtttaaggagaggatgctaggcgaggggccttgggaagaaggagcagatgtagatgatatgtggctaaagatggcgacatgtgttcggaaggtggtctcagaagtgtttggtgtgagtagggaaggcaagcaggaagtgaaagagatttggtggtggaatgacgaggtgcaaagggctattaaggagaagaaggagtgtttcaaaccccttcacctcgacaagagcgcaaccaacatcgagggctatagattagcgaagaggtctgcaaagcgagctgtaagtgtagcgaaaggtcaggcttttgataacctttatcaacgctaggtacgaaggaaggagagaaggacatttataggatagctagggcccgcgagaggaagacaagggacataaaccaactcaaatgcatcaaggatgggacagatcgacttctggtgaaggatgaggagatcaaggacagatggcgagaatacttcgacaagttgtttaatggggaaaatgagggtcctaccttcgagttggacgactcatttgatgataccaacagacgctttgcgaggaggattcaggaggctgagatcggggaggctctgaagaggatgaagggaggtaaagcaaTGGGTCCCGATGgaatccccattgaggtgtggagatgcctgggcgagagggcggtagtatggttaactaagctttttaacctaattttccggtcaaacaagatgccggaggaatggaggagaagtatattagtaccgatcttcaagaacaagggagatgttcaaagttgtactaactaccgggggattaagctgatgagccatacgatgaagctttgggagagggttatcgagcatcgcctaagaagattgacaagggtgacccaaaaccagtttgggttcatgcctgggaggtcgaccatggaggcgattttcttaatacgacagttgatggagagatatagagaggagaagaaggacttacacatggtctttattgacctagagaaggcgtatgacaaagtaccgagagacatcatgtggtgggccttggaaaaacacaacgtcccaactaagtatattaccctcatcaaggatatatacaaggatgcgatgacttgtgttcgaacatgtgatggcgataccagtgactttccaattaaaataggactacatcaggggtcagcattgagcccttatctatttgctttggtgatggatgaggtcacaagggacatacagggtgatatcccttggtgtatgctctttgctgatgatgtggtgctagttgacgagagtagggtaggggttaatataaagttagagctgtggagacacacgttagagtcgagtgggttcagactgagtaggaccaagaccgagtatatgatgtgcgactttagcccgactaggcatgaggatggggacgttagcctcgaaggtcaagtggtggccaagaagtaTATTTTCCGGTATCtagatcaatgcttcagaaagatggagacattgatgaagatgttagacatagaatttcagctagttggttgaagtggcggcaggcctCGGGCGttctctgtgacaagaaggtgccacagaggctaaaaggtaagttctataggacggcgattcgcccagcgatgttatacggtgctgaatgttggcctacaaaaaggcgacatgtccagcaactgagtgtagcaaaGATGCGTATGCtacgttggttctgcgggcatacaagaagggatagagtccggaacgaagagattcgagatagggtcgggtggcacctatcgaggagaagttgattcaacatcggttgagatggtttggacatgtacaacggaggcctcccgaggcgccggtgcgtagtggagttttaaagcggggcgatactgtaaagagaggtagaggtagacctagactaacttgggatgagacggttaagagagaccttaaggagtggaatatcgctaaggaattagctatggataggagcgcttggagattagcaattaacgtacctgaaccatgacctttgttactttttgtttacccataactcttcctttggcttgtgccctttttgtgtttcttattcttattttctgtgggtttcatctctagcctacccctacttgcttgggacaaaaggctaagttgttgttgttgttgttattatTTATGTTTGTAATTATAACTGTGACTTGCCATTTGTATATTTAAACTTGTTTgttatcatactattttatttttaatggcttgatgtatcgtcctatcgtaatatttggattctacgttgcaaaacgttatcgcttaaccatctttctacgagttttagataccgtaatcgtcttcgtaaaattgaactaaattttttatgtatacaaaagagtatggcgaataaatcttgtatttggaAAAAGTctaaattttaaatagtttgtaaaacataaattccaacaaaaaataacaaaaataacaaaaaaataaGCAGGGCACCCTTCCTCAGGgtcctcttcgcgaataagaaaagtttcttattcgcgaagaggccctcgagAGGGGCCCAGCAAATATTtttgggacctcccgcccgctggatgggcgggaggtcgggcgggaggcacctatTTTTCCAATTTTTCCCTACCGGCactctttttcgaattttatttttttaatccTCTTTTTCTAAAAAGTCTGCCGATGAAGCTTGCACCCTGGATGGGCCTAGACCATATTTCATCAACGTACCCTTTGCACCCAACTGCAACCCGTTAGGGAGCCACTTCGTTTAGTGTGGCCGAGGCCCACAGAAGCAGGCGGTTCCTCCAAACCCTAGCACGTTGAGATCTTGCTACGCCCTTCAcctcccttccctctccctcttctctTCTGCCCGCCGCCGTTCTGCCCTGGCGCTGTGGAGCGCCGCGGAGCCCTTTCCCTTCCCAACCTCGCGCCTCAGGTCCGGCGCTTGTGGATCTGCCTCGCCTTGGTCATATATTTCATCGAAAGCCaattccttttcttttgcttATCTTTCTTATCTgtggtatttgttaggctttTGTGATGCCATCTTGGTTTTGAAGACATCTACGCAGGTTGAGAACTCCTATATTGATCGATTGCAGGACAGGATGCGCAGTCGACTTTGGAGGTACTCGTTTCCCCTTCCTCACAATTTCTGGATCTTGGTACCTGCTGCTTAAATCGAGGGGGTTGCCTCCAACAAATTCCCCCTTTTCCCTTCTCTGCTAACAATTCCCCATTTCCCCCAGCTTTGAAGATCGGCCAGTATGTCCCCATCCATCGAGTCGACGATTGGCTTCTCGCGGCGGTTTCTTAATCTGATTGTGGGCAACCGTATTCCTGGTGTCAAATCGCTATGTTGCTTCGACCTGACGGACCAGCAGTTGTTCTATCCAGAAATACCCTCACAGTCACCAAACGTTAACGCAGAGAAGAAGATTACGCCGAAGTCACTTTGGCCCTTTATGATGGACAGTATTGGGCTTCCCCACTCGAGCTTCAACTTTCGTGCTTCAGCTCTCAACGACCAATGGAAGATCGACTGCTTCCCGCTTGCGGGGCACGAGGTGATTTGTGCGGATCAGTCTGGGCGCGCCTTTCTCTTCAACGCCGCGACGCAGCTGGCAGAGACCATGCCTAGTCTCCACAAGTCCAAATCGTTGCCCTTCACTCTCTTTGTTCCCAATGCCAATGCTGACAATGATTATCACCACAATGGCTACGGCAGCAGCCTTTTTGTTATGGAGAGGATTCCCAAACCGGAGGTGGGCTGCAGGGCACAGTACAGCGAACAGTTTGAGGCCTTCGTCTACCGCAAGCCCACAAAGTCAAATTACTACAAGTCCTGGCACTGTCAGCTCCTCCCGCCGCCACCTTACATCCGTGAACCCAAGTACTGTCATGGCTGCCCAGAGATCTGCTCCTATGCAGTGCTCCGTGGTGGCTCCCACATTTGCATATCCGTCAAGGGCGTTGGCACCTATTGCCTGGACACAGCAAGCCACACATGGAGTGAAGTCGGCAAATGGACCTTACCGTTCCACGGCAGGGTTGAGTATGTGCCTGAGCTCAAACTCTGGTTTGGCCTCTCTGGTGAGGCCCAGAACTTGGCTGCGGCTGACCTATCTTCCATGGACTCTGAGCCACAGCTAGTGGGCCCTTGGAAGGAGCACCGCCTGCCAGAGGAATGGAAGGAATGCAAAGATTCTCAACTTGTCAACCTGGGCTCAGGAAGGTTCTGCATCACAAGGTTCTTCCACAATAGGATTTATAACGGTGACTTTGAGGATGAATCCATTGCAGTCTTTACCGGTGTGGAGGTGGTGCCACATGTGCGCGACTTCAACGGCAATGCAAACAAAGGTGGCAATGGGAAAGTGGAACTCCAAATGATCCCTCACAAATCTAAATGTCACATGTATAATGGCAGTACCATCGATGCTGTGTTCTAAATAATATTGGCCCTTTGCATCCTTTTTTATCCATTATGTACCGTCTGAATAGTTTTGGGAATGTACTGTAATAGATAACTCTGGAATATCGATCTCTATTTACTAGTATTGTACCACTGTATCCTGAAATGGTAGATTTTAAATGATCTGAATTTAATCCTTGTTATATGGTAGTCTTGATTTGTTTTTGAGAAAAATGAACTTGTCCATGAAAATGAATGGTTGTCTAACTCTGCATAGCCAGTAGGTTTGTGAGCGGTTCACAGTGAGTGCCTTGAAATTTATCATGGTTTGCGACATTGGTCCAAATCACAATTGGCCTAaataagatgatgtttggtgctGAGGGGGCATCACACATGGGGTCTTACTCAGTTAAGCCTGCCCTTTAACTCTGTTAGATTGTTCTGTTCCGTGTTTTTTTTTGTGATGTTACGTCCTGTGCCCCCAATACTAGCTACCCGTTGGGGCCCATTTATAGGTCGAAGAGCTAACAAACCTCATTTGTCTATGACATTGTTGATACTACTTTTATTATCTCATATTGTTATTATGGTTGATTTACCCGTAATGAGTATGGGTACGGGACCATTACCTGGTGTGTACTCGACATGGCTAC
The Panicum hallii strain FIL2 chromosome 6, PHallii_v3.1, whole genome shotgun sequence genome window above contains:
- the LOC112897297 gene encoding uncharacterized protein LOC112897297, whose amino-acid sequence is MSPSIESTIGFSRRFLNLIVGNRIPGVKSLCCFDLTDQQLFYPEIPSQSPNVNAEKKITPKSLWPFMMDSIGLPHSSFNFRASALNDQWKIDCFPLAGHEVICADQSGRAFLFNAATQLAETMPSLHKSKSLPFTLFVPNANADNDYHHNGYGSSLFVMERIPKPEVGCRAQYSEQFEAFVYRKPTKSNYYKSWHCQLLPPPPYIREPKYCHGCPEICSYAVLRGGSHICISVKGVGTYCLDTASHTWSEVGKWTLPFHGRVEYVPELKLWFGLSGEAQNLAAADLSSMDSEPQLVGPWKEHRLPEEWKECKDSQLVNLGSGRFCITRFFHNRIYNGDFEDESIAVFTGVEVVPHVRDFNGNANKGGNGKVELQMIPHKSKCHMYNGSTIDAVF